The Pseudomonas sp. KU26590 genomic sequence CTTTGGACGTGGCCCATTCGGTGAAGGCGCGCGCGTCCTTGTCGTTCTTCGCGCTGGTCGGGATCGCCAGTGCCCACGAGTACAGCCATGCCGAGCCCTTGTCAGTCACTTCGTGCGGCGCGTAAGTGAAGCCTACGCTGTCAGCCACTTTGCTCTGGGCTTTGTCGGTGACGAACGAGCCGGCGACGCTGGCATCCACCCAGATTGCGCATTTGCCGCTGTTGAACAGCGCGAGGTTTTCGTTGAAGCCGTTGCTGGAGGCGCCAGGCGGGCCGTCCTTCTTCATCACGTTGGTGTAGAAGGTCAGCGCGTTCTTCCACTCAGGCTGGTCGAATTGCGGCTTCCACTGTTCGTCGAACCAGCGGGCGCCGAACGAGTTGGCGATGGTGGTGATCAGCGCCATGTTCTCGCCCCAGCCGGCCTTGCCGCGCAGGCAGATGCCGTACTGTTCCTTGGACTTGTCGGTGAGCTTGTCGGCGTATTCGGAGATCTGCGTCCAGGTCGGACGCTCCGGCATGGTCAGGCCGGCGGCCTTGAACAGGTCTTTGCGGTAGTAGGTGATCGAGCTTTCGGCGTAGAACGGCAGGGCGAAGAGCTTGCCGTCGACCGACAAGCCATCGCGTACCGAAGGAAACACGTCATCCAGCGCGTAGGACGCAGGCAGGTTGTTCATTTCCTTGAGCCAGCCCTTGGCGCCCCAGAGTGAGGCTTCGTACATGCCGATGGTCAGCACGTCGAACTGGCCGCCTTTGGTGGCGATGTCGGTGGTCAGGCGCTGGCGCAGCACGTTTTCTTCCAGCACCACCCACTTGAGCTTGATGTCCGGGTGCTGTTCTTCGAAGGTCTTGGACAGCCGCTGCATGCGGATCATGTCGCTGTTGTTGACCGTGGCGATGGTCACGTCACCCGCATTGGCGGTGGTGCAGAGGGACAGGAGGGTGAGACAGGTACCGGCAAGGAGAACATGTGCAGAGGTCTTCATTTATCACTCCTCTTCTGCGCCCAGGCGGACGTCAGAAGCTTGGTTATTGTTTTTGTTTCTTCCGGAGGCCAGGAAGAATGTCAGTTGATTACAGCCTTGTACGCGCGGGTTGACAAATCCTGCGGCGCACTTGAACTGATACTTTTTTGCACTGCAGTTTCCGGGGGGCACGCCGCAGAACTGCGCCAGCGCACGGGGCGGCGCAGTTCCAGCGTAGTCGACAGGGCCGAAGAGGGAGCGAATCAGTACAGGTTTTGTTCGGTCAGGCGCTGCACGGCGAGTCGGCGATAGTGCGAAGGGGTCATGCCTTTAAGCTTCTGGAAGCGCCGATTGAAGTTGGAGATGTTATTGAAACCGGACTCGAAGCAGACGTCGGTCACCGGCCGGTCGCCATCGGCGAGCAGTTCGCAGGACTTGCTGATGCGCAGCCGGTTGACGAATTCGACAAAGCAGCGCCCGGTGGCTTGCTTGAACACCCGGGAAAAGTAGGTCGGCTTCATGCCCAGGTACTCGGCCACTTCTTCCAGCGGCAGCTCCCGGGCGTAGTGGGTAAAGATGTATTCCACGGCTTTGTTGGTGCGCTCCACGGCGTGATCATCGGACAGCTGCGACGCCGTAGTACCCGACAACAGCTGGAAATCATCACTCGCCGCCAGCACCTCCAACAGAATGAAGAAATGCCCCAGGCGGGTCATGCCCGTGGTGTCGGCGATTTTCTGCATCAGTCTGGTGGCTTGGCGGATGGTGCGCTTGCAGCGAAATTCGATGCCGTACCGCGCGCGTTCGAGCAGCGGTGCCAGGGTCTTGAGTTCGGCGAACACCTGATTGCCGCTTTCGAGCAGCTCTTCGGTGAAGTTAACCAGCATGTCGCGCTTGGGCACCACCTCGTCTTCCTCGATCTGGCTGATCCAGTTGTGCGGAAGATGGGGGCCGGTGAGAAACAGCGTCTCAGGGTAGAAATTGCCGATGTAATCGCCGACGAAGACCTTGCCGGAACTGGCAACGATGAGGTGCAGCTCGAATTCCTTATGGAAATGCCAGCGCACCAACGGGCAGGGAAACCCGTGCTCGCGGTAGATGATCGACAGGCCATTGTGGTCGTCCATCAGCTCGTAGGAAGGGTCGGTGACTCTTGTTGTTTTGGTCATGCGGGTGCCGATCTGGAGAGAGGCGTGGGGCTAATGTGCACTATTTGTTGGGCGGAATACAGATGCGGGTTTTAAACGAACACCACCTCGAACTTTTGCGGTGTGCTGTACGACGTCTTCCCGGCTAAAGCCGGTCCCACCAGGTGATCGCGTGTTCAGCAGGACCGGCTTCAGCCGGGAAGAGGCCAGTTCGAGCACCATCAATTCTGCATTGTGAGGTCCGACGCTTTCCCGGCTAAAGCCAGTCCTACAGGCTGAACGCGGTGTTCAGTAGGACCGGCTTCAGCCGGGAAGAGGCCAGCCTGAGCACCATCAATTCTGCGGTGTGACGGCTGCCGTCTTCCCGGCTAAAGCCAGTCCTACAGGCCGAACGCGGCGCTTCAGTGGGACCGTCTTCAGCCGGGAAGAGGCCAGTTCGAACACCATCAATCTGTATTGTGAGGTCCGACGTCTTCCCGGCTAAAGCCAGTCCTACAGGCTGAACGCGGCGCTTCAGTGGGACCGTCTTCAGCCGGGATGAGGCCAGTCTGAGCACCATCAATTCTGCATTGTGAGGTCTGACGCTTTCCCGGCTAAAGCCAGTCCTACAGGCTGAACGCGGTGCTTCAGTGGGACCGGCTTCAGCCGGGATGAGGCCAGTCTGAGCACCATCAATTCTGCATTGTGAGGTCTGACGCTTTCCCGGCTAAAGCCAGTCCTACAGGCCGAACGCGGCGCTTCAGTGGGACCGTCTTCAGCCGGGATGAGGCCAGTCTGAGCACCATCAATTCTGCATTGTGAGGTCTGACGCTTTCCCGGCTAAAGCCAGTCCTACAGGCTGAACGCGGTGCTTCAGTGGGACCGGCTTCAGCCGGGAAGAGGCCAGTTCGAACACCATCAATCTGTATTGTGAGGTCCGACGTCTTCCCGGCTGAAGCCGGTCCTACAGGCCGAACGCGGCGCTTCAGTGGGACCGGCTTCAGCCGGGAAGAGGCCAGCCTGAGCACCATCAATTCTGCGGTGTGACGGCTGCCGTCTTCCCGGCTAAAGCCAGTCCTACAGGCTGAACGCGGTGCTTCAATGGGACCGGCTTCAGCCGGGAAGACGCCGGTTCGAACACCATCGAGTATGCGGAGTGACGGCTGCCGTCTTCCGGCGAAAGCCAGTCTGTTTGCCCATTCAAGATAGGTCAGGCGCGCGCTTGCCCGA encodes the following:
- a CDS encoding ABC transporter substrate-binding protein — translated: MKTSAHVLLAGTCLTLLSLCTTANAGDVTIATVNNSDMIRMQRLSKTFEEQHPDIKLKWVVLEENVLRQRLTTDIATKGGQFDVLTIGMYEASLWGAKGWLKEMNNLPASYALDDVFPSVRDGLSVDGKLFALPFYAESSITYYRKDLFKAAGLTMPERPTWTQISEYADKLTDKSKEQYGICLRGKAGWGENMALITTIANSFGARWFDEQWKPQFDQPEWKNALTFYTNVMKKDGPPGASSNGFNENLALFNSGKCAIWVDASVAGSFVTDKAQSKVADSVGFTYAPHEVTDKGSAWLYSWALAIPTSAKNDKDARAFTEWATSKEYAALVAEKDGVANVPPGTRASTYTDAYKQAAPFANITLESLKAVTPKAPTLKPVPYVGIQLVTIPEFQSIGTSVGQQFSAALVGTSTVDQALTSAQSVTEREMKRAGYPKKG
- a CDS encoding AraC family transcriptional regulator; its protein translation is MTKTTRVTDPSYELMDDHNGLSIIYREHGFPCPLVRWHFHKEFELHLIVASSGKVFVGDYIGNFYPETLFLTGPHLPHNWISQIEEDEVVPKRDMLVNFTEELLESGNQVFAELKTLAPLLERARYGIEFRCKRTIRQATRLMQKIADTTGMTRLGHFFILLEVLAASDDFQLLSGTTASQLSDDHAVERTNKAVEYIFTHYARELPLEEVAEYLGMKPTYFSRVFKQATGRCFVEFVNRLRISKSCELLADGDRPVTDVCFESGFNNISNFNRRFQKLKGMTPSHYRRLAVQRLTEQNLY